One window of Magallana gigas chromosome 2, xbMagGiga1.1, whole genome shotgun sequence genomic DNA carries:
- the LOC136273233 gene encoding probable serine/threonine-protein kinase fhkE yields MAVERVKGEIQLLRMRSENSQNKVIEIDEQMGSELKKKASGRILDILENMWKVDCEKEEKRSQDRWRMKEIWQLDYVRKYGNSIVKEKNQKKPKENVLNRAARKKPSFAEIVNQNSTQENGKQSTSNEQQRSTLRPQENTRNRYGRKQHNVPQYTGYEKRVNNGTQQVKQRKTSSYSYNNNNNSNNKNNSSNNNRHAEANQDTDKDSSDNDNNSNDEMRGSKNNQFVHQTIKRIRNKASIKRIEIHANPMQ; encoded by the exons ATGGCCGTTGAGCGAGTGAAGGGGGAAATACAGCTTTTACGCATGAGATCTGAAAATAGCCAAAATAAGGTAATTGAAATTGATGAGCAAATGGGTAGCGAACTTAAGAAAAAAGCAAGCGGGAGAATACTTGATATTCTGGAAAACATGTGGAAAGTGGATTGTGAGAAGGAAGAAAAGCGATCACAGGATAGATGGAGAATGAAGGAAATCTGGCAGTTAGATTATGTAAGAAAATACGGGAACAGTAtagtgaaagaaaaaaatcagaagaAGCCCAAAGAAAACGTACTAAATAGAGCAGCACGAAAAAAACCGAGTTTTGCTGAAATTGTCAATCAAAATTCCACCCAAGAAAACGGAAAGCAATCAACGAGCAATGAGCAACAACGGTCAACGTTGCGACCACAAGAAAATACACGTAACAGATATGGAAGAAAACAGCACAACGTGCCACAATATACGGGCTATGAAAAAAGAGTAAACAATGGAACACAACAAGTGAAACAAAGGAAAACTTCCAGTTACTCAtacaacaacaataacaacagcaacaacaagAACAACAGCAGTAACAATAACAGGCAT gCGGAGGCAAACCAGGACACGGACAAAGATTCCAGCGACAACGACAACAACAGCAACGACGAAATGCGTGGAtccaaaaataatcaatttgtcCACCAAACAATTAAACGAATCCGAAATAAAGCTTCTATCAAAAGGATTGAAATACACGCCAACCCCATGCAGTAA
- the LOC105323504 gene encoding tubulin-specific chaperone C-like, with protein sequence MTTRRGFQRDREKEEEYSMNSVLQNILDKMDSIGNKMDTTNDLLRDLIKVCDNRIENNHFEETCVKSVNTDESNMYYQSPSEVIQQEINELALQKEAIKIKQRIKVDWSRALNKRKQLYWKQINNACDAEQYEKWLGEDLPILPRKYRITEIPGEPEEQKNIRANMAVERVKGEIQLLRMRSENSQNKVIEIDEQMGSELKKKASGRILDILENMWKVDCEKEEKRSQDRWRMKEIWQLDYVRKYGNSIVKEKNQKKPKENVLNRAARKKPSFAEIVNQNSTQENGKQSTSNEQQRSTLRPQENTRNRYGRKQHNVPQYTGYEKRVNNGTQQVKQRKTSSYSYNNNNNSNNKNNSSNNNRHVRPNCSLGNTYRRNGTTYIGRGLNKYFLGGGKPGHGQRFQRQRQQQQRRNAWIQK encoded by the coding sequence ATGACAACAAGAAGAGGATTTCAGAGGGATAGAGAAAAAGAAGAGGAATATAGTATGAACAGTGTTCTTCAAAATATTCTGGATAAAATGGATTCTATAGGAAATAAAATGGATACGACCAATGATCTACTTCGAGATCTAATCAAGGTATGTGATAACCGcattgaaaacaatcatttcgAAGAAACATGCGTGAAATCTGTTAATACAGATGAAAGCAATATGTACTACCAATCGCCAAGCGAAGTTATTCAACAAGAAATTAATGAACTTGCATTACAAAAAGAggcaataaaaatcaaacaaagaatAAAAGTAGATTGGAGTAGAGCACTAAACAAGAGAAAGCAATTGTACTggaaacaaataaacaatgcgTGTGATGCAGAACAGTACGAGAAATGGCTAGGCGAAGACTTACCCATTCTACCCAGAAAGTATAGAATAACGGAAATACCCGGAGAACCGGAAGAACAGAAAAACATCAGAGCAAACATGGCCGTTGAGCGAGTGAAGGGGGAAATACAGCTTTTACGCATGAGATCTGAAAATAGCCAAAATAAGGTAATTGAAATTGATGAGCAAATGGGTAGCGAACTTAAGAAAAAAGCAAGCGGGAGAATACTTGATATTCTGGAAAACATGTGGAAAGTGGATTGTGAGAAGGAAGAAAAGCGATCACAGGATAGATGGAGAATGAAGGAAATCTGGCAGTTAGATTATGTAAGAAAATACGGGAACAGTAtagtgaaagaaaaaaatcagaagaAGCCCAAAGAAAACGTACTAAATAGAGCAGCACGAAAAAAACCGAGTTTTGCTGAAATTGTCAATCAAAATTCCACCCAAGAAAACGGAAAGCAATCAACGAGCAATGAGCAACAACGGTCAACGTTGCGACCACAAGAAAATACACGTAACAGATATGGAAGAAAACAGCACAACGTGCCACAATATACGGGCTATGAAAAAAGAGTAAACAATGGAACACAACAAGTGAAACAAAGGAAAACTTCCAGTTACTCAtacaacaacaataacaacagcaacaacaagAACAACAGCAGTAACAATAACAGGCATGTAAGGCCAAACTGCTCTCTAGGGAATACATATCGGAGAAACGGTACAACCTACATCGGCAGAGGactaaataagtattttttaggCGGAGGCAAACCAGGACACGGACAAAGATTCCAGCGACAACGACAACAACAGCAACGACGAAATGCGTGGAtccaaaaataa